In Marmota flaviventris isolate mMarFla1 chromosome 17, mMarFla1.hap1, whole genome shotgun sequence, a single genomic region encodes these proteins:
- the Mtmr4 gene encoding phosphatidylinositol-3,5-bisphosphate 3-phosphatase MTMR4 isoform X4 has protein sequence MSLTARVSCSMLSCFGEEGPPSLEYIQAKDLFPPKELVKEEENLQVPFTVLQGEGVEFLGRAADALIAISNYRLHIKFKDSVINVPLRMIDSVESRDMFQLHIACKDSKVVRCHFSTFKQCQEWLTRLSRATARPAKPEDLFAFAYHAWCLGLTEEDQHTHLCQPGDHIRCRQEAELVRMGFDLQNVWRVSHINSNYKLCPSYPQKLLVPVWITDKELENVASFRSWKRIPVVVYRHLRNGAAIARCSQPEISWWGWRNADDEYLVTSIAKACALDPGTRASGGPLSTGNNDASEACDTDFDSSLTACSGVESTAAPQKLLILDARSYTAAVANRAKGGGCECEEYYPNCEVVFMGMANIHAIRNSFQYLRAVCSQMPDPSNWLSALESTKWLQHLSVMLKAAVLVANTVDREGRPVLVHCSDGWDRTPQIVALAKILLDPYYRTLEGFQVLVESDWLDFGHKFGDRCGHQENAEDQNEQCPVFLQWLDSVHQLLKQFPCVFEFNEAFLVKLVQHTYSCLYGTFLANNPCEREKRNIYKRTCSVWALLRAGNKNFHNFLYTPGSEMVLHPVCHVRALHLWTAVYLPASSPCTLGEENMDLYLSPVAQSQEFSGRSLDRLPKTRSMDDLLSACDTSSPLTRTSSDPNLNNHCQEVRVGLEPWHSNPEGSETTFVESGVGGPQQTVGEIGLPLPLPSNQKDYLSNKQTFKSHKSSSLSYKLLNTAVPWEVKNTCDPEIQVLEETKAPAPDPPAQDELGRTFSGSGEPPEPETETISVPSKITPCKYGEVCDFPQSAQDSLTGAAQQAQIESVLGVTSRCVLNQSLGNLCNPPSAACQTPLEPSTDFLNQDPPESVADVIQHRLRQIEAGYKQEVEQLRRQVRELQMRLDIRHCCAPPAEPPMDYEDDFTCLKESDGSDTEDFGSDHSEDCLSEASWEPVDKKETEVTRWVPDHMASHCYNCDCEFWLAKRRHHCRNCGNVFCAGCCHLKLPIPDQQLYDPVLVCNSCYEHIQVSRARELMSQHLKKPIATASS, from the exons ATGAGCCTGACCGCCCGTGTCTCTTGCTCCATGCTTAGCTGCTTC GGTGAGGAGGGGCCTCCCAGCCTGGAGTATATCCAAGCCAAGGATCTGTTCCCTCCCAAGGAACtggtgaaggaggaggaaaatcTTCAG GTACCTTTCACAGTGCTTCAGGGAGAGGGAGTGGAGTTCCTGGGCCGGGCAGCCGATGCCCTCATTGCCATCTCTAACTACCGGCTGCATATCAAGTTCAAGGACTCTGTCATCAAC GTACCTCTCCGGATGATTGACAGCGTGGAGAGCCGTGATATGTTCCAATTGCACATTGCCTGCAAGGACTCCAAAGTGGTGAG GTGCCACTTCTCCACTTTCAAGCAGTGCCAAGAGTGGCTCACAAGGCTAAGCCGGGCCACAGCAAGACCTGCCAAACCTGAGGACCTCTTTGCCTTTGCCTACCATGCCTGGTGCCTGGGGTTGACTGAGGAGGACCAGCATACCCATCTGTGTCAGCCAG GAGATCACATACGATGTCGGCAGGAGGCGGAGCTTGTCAGGATGGGCTTTGACCTGCAGAATGTTTGGAGAGTCTCACATATCAACAGCAACTACAA ATTATGCCCCAGTTACCCCCAGAAGCTGCTGGTTCCTGTATGGATCACAGATAAAGAGCTAGAGAATGTGGCTTCTTTCCGTTCCTGGAAGCGCATCCCTGTGGTTGTGTACAG ACACCTTCGCAATGGGGCTGCCATTGCCCGCTGCAGCCAGCCTGAGATCAGTTGGTGGGGCTGGCGGAATGCTGATGATGAGTACCTGGTCACGTCCATTGCCAAAGCCTGTGCCCTGGACCCAGGGACAAGGGCCAGTGGGGGCCCTCTGAGCACTGGGAATAATGATGCCAGTGAGGCGTGTGACACTGACTTTG ATTCCTCTCTGACTGCGTGTTCTGGGGTGGAGAGCACAGCAGCCCCTCAAAAGCTACTGATCCTGGATGCGAGATCCTACACAGCAGCAGTGGCTAACCGTGCCAAGGGTGGAGGTTGTGAATGCGAAG AGTACTATCCCAACTGTGAGGTCGTGTTTATGGGAATGGCCAACATCCATGCCATCCGGAACAGCTTCCAGTACCTCCGAGCTGTGTGTAGCCAAATGCCAGATCCCAGCAA CTGGTTGTCAGCACTGGAAAGTACCAAATGGCTGCAGCACTTGTCAGTGATGCTAAAAGCAGCTGTGCTGGTGGCTAATACAGTAGACCGGGAAGGCCGGCCTGTGCTGGTGCACTGCTCTGACGGCTGGGACCGGACACCGCAGATTGTAGCCCTGGCCAAAATATTACTGGACCCGTATTACAGGACATTGGAG GGCTTCCAAGTGTTAGTGGAGTCTGACTGGCTGGATTTTGGGCACAAGTTTGGAGACCGCTGTGGCCACCAGGAGAATGCAGAGGACCAAAACGAACAATGCCCTGTGTTCCTCCAGTGGCTCGATTCTGTTCATCAGTTGCTTAAGCAGTTCCCCTGTGTGTTTGAATTTAATGAAGCATTCCTG GTAAAACTGGTACAGCACACGTACTCTTGTCTCTATGGCACATTCCTGGCGAACAACCCCTGTGAGCGAGAGAAGCGCAATATCTACAAGCGAACATGCTCTGTGTGGGCGCTCCTGCGAGCTGGCAATAAGAACTTTCATAACTTCCTGTATACGCCCGGCTCAGAGATG GTCCTGCATCCTGTTTGTCATGTGCGAGCCCTTCACCTCTGGACAGCTGTTTATCTGCCTGCATCATCTCCGTGCACACTTGGAGAAGAGAATATGGATCTTTACCTTTCCCCAGTGGCCCAGAGCCAGGAGTTTTCTGGCCGCTCTCTGGACAG GTTACCTAAAACCAGATCCATGGACGATCTTCTTTCTGCCTGTGACACAAGCAGCCCCCTGACTCGCACATCCAGTGACCCTAACCTGAATAACCACTGTCAGGAGGTCAGAGTTGGCTTGGAGCCCTGGCATAGCAATCCTGAAGGATCAGAGACAACCTTTGTGGAATCCGGGGTAGGAGGTCCCCAGCAGACTGTAGGAGAAATAggccttcctctccctctgcccagcAACCAGAAAGACTACCTGAGCAATAAACAAACTTTTAAGAGTCACAAAAGCTCTTCTCTAAGTTATAAACTGCTTAATACTGCTGTGCCCTGGGAAGTGAAGAACACCTGTGATCCTGAGATCCAAGTCCTGGAAGAGACTAAGGCACCAGCTCCAGACCCTCCTGCTCAGGATGAGCTGGGTAGGActttcagtggctcaggagagcCACCTGAGCCTGAAACAGAAACCATCAGTGTGCCCTCCAAGATCACTCCCTGCAAGTATGGCGAAGTCTGTGATTTTCCTCAGTCTGCCCAGGACTCTCTTACGGGTGCCGCCCAACAGGCACAGATAGAATCTGTGCTAGGTGTGACCTCCAGATGTGTTCTGAATCAGAGTCTGGGCAACCTTTGCAATCCACCGAGTGCTGCCTGCCAAACTCCTCTAGAGCCAAGCACCGACTTCCTCAACCAAGATCCCCCAGAGTCTGTGGCAG ACGTGATCCAGCATAGGTTACGGCAAATTGAAGCAGGGTACAAGCAAGAGGTAGAGCAGCTACGTCGACAGGTGCGTGAGCTTCAGATGAGACTGGATATCCGTCACTGCTGTGCCCCTCCAGCAGAGCCCCCTATGGACTATGAGGATGATTTT ACATGTTTGAAGGAGTCAGATGGCAGTGATACAGAAGATTTTGGCTCTGATCACAGTGAAGACTGTCTTTCAGAAGCAAGTTGGGAACCTGTGGATAAGAAGGAGACTGAG GTGACTCGCTGGGTTCCAGACCATATGGCATCGCATTGCTATAACTGTGACTGTGAATTCTGGTTGGCCAAACGAAGACACCATTGCAG AAATTGTGGGAATGTATTTTGTGCTGGATGCTGCCACCTGAAGCTGCCCATTCCTGATCAACAGCTCTATGACCCAGTTCTCGTCTGTAACTCATGTTACGAACACATTCAAGTATCTCGTGCCAGGGAGCTCATGAGCCAACATCTGAAGAAACCCATCGCTACAGCTTCCAGTTGA